TTTAATAAAGTCATGTTATCAAATTGGCAGGACTCCTGAtttgttggtttgctttggatgttttaaaaagaagagagttgTAACACCTTCACATCCAAAATCTTACAGTAATATTTGTAATTATTAACTGGAGTATACAAAATAGTTGCCTTGTTACGGAAATATCCCTGTAACACTACAAGCAATTAACATTTATAACTACAAATTTTGTTAAGATAAAAGAATATCAGGAATCTACTTCTTCAGAAATAATCATTCTAACAACTAGAGGCCAAATTCTGCCTTCCCTTACAGTCACACAGTCATATTTGTTAACTATTGTGAGGGCAGAATTTGGCCCAAACCACATTTTTATCTAAATACACAtattttcctacagaaaaacaAGCTATGTCTCATCATTGCTCTTCCCTTCTGAAGGGTAAATACTGATATTTGAAATACCTAAATTGTATTTACAGCTGTACAACATTGATGCCACGCACTTGCAAAATATCATTTGTACTTTATAAACATGGGGTAACTTGTACAATCAGCTTAAAATCtcttcttaaaataaagataGAGCAGACAAGCTTACACATTTTCCTTGTCAAATTCACACACAAAATACATGGTAATATGACATGCAACATCATTCCACCCTCCAGACGCCACCATCTCCACACAGTCCTCCTCATCATAGGCATTGTTGGGCTCCCCACTACGCCATTTGTTGAAGGTCTGCATGGGTGATCGGTCAGAATAGACaaaatttccctctttctctaGGTCGTTAATCCCAATGAAAACTCTGGTGAGCCCAGCTTGGTTGATGTACGAGGCGATCAGACTGTTGGCAGTCTCATCCTTGGGCATGCTCAGCGTCCCTCCTCTTCCGTGGCAGTAGAGCTGGGCTTCCTTGtatcttttctcttccttcaccAGCAGATATATCTTATTATCTGTCTCACGCACACCAGCAACAGCTGCGGGGGAGGGCAGTGCTGAAAAGTGAGCACTCGCATTTCTATAAACCAAGTTACTGCACACCCCAAAATAGCTTCACAGATCAGGTGCGGAACGGTGACGCTCTCTACGAGCAATCACACCGGTAAAATGAGGCAACGAGAAAAGATAATGTTCATATCAAATTAACCTaccatttttaatgaattttagtTCCGTTGTCAGCTGGGCCACTTGGATATCCATCTCACCGATAGCCTTCCTTAGCTGGCTGCACTCACAGGGGATGCCTGTGAAGTGACACAGACACaccaaaattaaaaagctaTCTAACCGCAATACTTATTAAAAAAGGCCCAGCTTGGAAGCTCTGGAAAGAGCTGTCTGGCAACTAACAGACAAATGTAAAGCCTTCATTACCCTGCAACATTGTATGGTTCTCAGGGGTGTCTAGGCCTATCCAGAACAGCTCAGTTCATTTCCCATGTAGCTTCAGCCCTGCATGATTAGAGCTAACCTAAAACAGATGGATATTCCCtaaaaaaacactaaaacaacaaccaaaccaaaaacagaccaacaaaccaaaccccccccccaaaaaaaacccatagatTATCTATTTATGACGCCTGCATCAAATTGTGAAGAGTGGtattttgtttgatttataACAAGATGCACCAAGATCACCTTATGCAAATGTGAAATGCGTGTactttaagaaattatttgggGCCTGAAAGAGTTCATGCGCTGAATCATTCTCAGTTACAGAAtgcagaaaaccaaaatctCACATTTACCTTTAGCCAACCCAAAACAGCCATCTGGCTGGATCCCTCTTTCAATACTAAATTATAAGAACTCTGTCCTCTCTCAACACTGAAACACAGTTTACTTAAATGTCTCCTATACAATTGTGAACAGTTTAATGAAGTTATGTTACAAAATTGGTAGGACTCCTTAtttgttggtttgctttggttattttaaaaagaagagttGTGACACCTTCACATCCAAAACCTTACAGTGATAACAATCTATTAATCCAAATTTACATTGGTTTGACAAAGATAATCTGAATGAGAATGCTAAAAAGATACTCGTTACAGTTATGAACTCAAATCTCAAAATACAGATCAATCCAGTTCTCTGTGTATTTATTCAAATCTGCATTTGACTGCCCAAATACTCAACTTAGGTATCTAAATCAGTCTAAGCAGTGTATTTACACTGCAGAACTATGCTTAATGACTAGGCATATAGTGGTCTGGCTCAAGAATTAGCGTAACAAATTATATTCACATGAGAAAAGTACTTGGTGCACCTCTAGTGTCCCTGCCAGGAAGGGAGGAATTAGGTAAAACCTGAATCTGCCACTTACACTTCTTATGCCAGGCTTTCACCTTTTTCTCTAGAAGATCTGTATTCCTGCCAGCCTCCCGCTCCTATAAGAATAATCTGTGGAGGGGCAGGAGCTTCCCACTTGCTCTTTTGTGTTGGCTGGAAGCCAGAGTGGGAAATGTAGAGATGTCCCTTTGCACTGGTGATGAATGATTTGGACAGTTGTACTTCAGTTCCTGCTAGTCTTCTGGAGTGATCACAGCTCTGAAGAGCTATGAGACATCATCTTGACAAATACACTACATGTCCAGCAGCTACTGCAGTTTCAATAATTTTAAGTAGTGTGAAAATATTACACTGAAATATTACAGTGCCTCTTCAAAAACTATTTGTTATCTCCCCCAGTATGCAAACTGGCATGTGTTTTTGTGATGATGCATGCACCTTGTAAAATCCTTCACATACACAAGTGTTACATGGCTTACCTGGGTCACCATTAGGACCTGGTGGTCCTATGTCACCTATGTCTCCTTTTTCACCtaaagacatgaaaaagaatataaatttaAGGAAGCTTTTTTGGTCAACAGTTCGTtagcactgatttattttttctctagtAACATTCAAATATGAAAAGTAGAAATATgcccaaacaaaaatacaatttttcctGTCCAGCCAAAGCTATGAAACTTGAACACAAAGAATATGTACAAATATCCATTTTTTTGACATTCATGAACTTCACAGAACCAGTAAGTTCAGATACTGTAGAGGGAGCAGGTCTGGACTTGTTACACGGGTGCCTGAGTCTAGGTTCATAATCTAGACATTTAAGTAAACATTGGTCCAAATGACTTCATCAAAGTCACATAGGAAGCCTATGGGGTAAGCAAGACCAGAATCTAGAATTAGAACTAGAACTGATGCTTGAaagtctgcaaaaaaaaaaacacagtgcatCTTCTCATGTGCTGCTCTTAACTGCCACACTTGCACGATAGTGCATAAAGTTCTTTATTTAACCTTAAAGCAGGATTCTTACCCTACTATAAGGCTAAATACACTGCTCTCAGAGGGAAAGGTAACTGGCTGAGAGACATCAGTCATGTGTTTGACTACATCAGAGAAACTCCCTGGCTGATAAACTCTGAGACTCATTAACCATTGGTCAAGCCCCTAAGCTTTTCTCAAACATGAATCACTATAGATTATTCATCTGAAACacaaatggagaaaacaaaattgaaCTGAGCATACCTTTTGAACCAATAGGACCAATTTTCCCATGCCGTCCCATGATGCCTTTCTGTCCTTTGTCCCCCATTTCTCCTATACGTAACAGAAAAATGACAAACACAAGGTAGGAATCTAGACCAATTCATTCAGATTCCAGCATGCTTCAGTATCAGCTTTTACAATAAGTGAAAACAAACTATATCCCAAATATTTATTGAACTCCAGAGGTCCAGCTCACTCCTTGTGAAGAACTTATGTATAATAACCTAGACAGTGATTTGGTCTTCACAAAGCAATTGACATTAACAAGGCACGTAGgtgtaaatgaaaacagatcTTGGCTCAGATCCACTGGAAAAGCTTTTGCAAACTCTCAGATGATCATGCCAGAGTCATATTGAAAATGATGGGGGTTGCATACAAACATTGATCAGTGGATTAAAACTATTATGGAGTTGAGAAGACCTAAGGGATCCAAACAAAAGTGACAGTTTCATCTAACACAGTAACTCCACTGTAACTGGGAGCTGAATTTGGACTAAATGGCTTATTTATACAATATACACACTGTGGAAGCGGTCACAGCCGCATTCTTTGTTCTTACGTTTGAAGATGACattactgaaaaatgaaaattaatggaaatatatatatacacacagacacGTGCACGTGTTCATACAAAACCTGACTGAAGCCAGCAATGACAAATGTGATAGTTCTACAGAATACTTTGAAGTGCAACTGTAGCAAAGGAGCTgctaaaaagtaattttcctcaGCTGTGTTCTTGCAAATAAAAGGGAACTATTCACCTCTTAAGGTCAACTGAAATTGTCAGCAAATCTGCATGAACCAGCCACTGTCACCTATCTGTACCCATGAGGCATACCCAGAAATCTGATGCAAGACAGGTTGCTTCACCTACTTTGTCTAACTTTGACCTCCTTTCTATTAGTTGTACTTTCCTGTGTAATGTAAAGGGAATATTAGAATGGCTTCAGGGGAAACAGAATTTGCACTGAACAGGCAGTCTCTTTGCATCACTGTCTTTACAAACCCAGCTGAAGCACTGTTACTAATAAAATGTGTGCTGCAATTCAAGCACTGATGTCATTGATCTGAGCTCCTCCAAAGCTTGAAGAATGAAACAGGTAAAACATTCCCGTTAGGTCATACAGTTTTTCTAGATGGCATTTCTCAAACATTacaaaaaataagcattttgatGGTGTGAATCTGAGAAAAGAACTTTAGCCTCTAATAGCAAAGACTTACTCAATCACATGTCTACAGAGCTCATGCACAAGTTCAGGAGATCAGCAGTTGAAATTAATAAGCACTACTCACCTAATAGAGTAAATACAGCAGGTTTACACGACTGAAGGTTTTGGCTTAAACCAAGCCATTTCTAGTCAATAAACTCTAAATAGTCTAAGCTTGccagattattattattttgaaatgaCACTTTGATTCTGGCGTTGATTTAAAGAGAATTCCCTGATTTGTTTTAGGTAGACTTCGAGACCTATGAAACAAGACCTGTCATTTTGTTGCACTCACTGTGTAGTGAATGTGGCACAGTTTGCCTGATGGTGCAGTTCCTATGGCCTGAGCAGCATCAGGagggtcttttccagccttgttGGTTCTATAATTTCAGTGTACATGGCAATAACCTTTCCTGGGTGCAACACCTGAACAAATCGATGCTCCACCATCACATTTAGGCCTCTTTGTATCATGATTTCAAGGAGAAATGTGGTctggaggcagcagagctgtacAGCTACGACATTCATATGGGACAGATTTCCCACCGTACCACATAATATTAATGGAGACCAGGTATGAAGGAAttacagggaaaagaaaccaaatgccTTTTGAGGCTCCCATCCTGCAAAAACCCAAGACCAAAGGAAATATTGATGCAGGTTTTTTCAAGGACTGTTGAAAAGGTTGTTTCTTTGCTCAAAGCAACATCCGTTACACACTGTTCAGCTACACAGGAGCAAGGACAGACAAGTTAGGAGGACAATCT
This window of the Melopsittacus undulatus isolate bMelUnd1 chromosome 3, bMelUnd1.mat.Z, whole genome shotgun sequence genome carries:
- the COLEC11 gene encoding collectin-11 isoform X2, with amino-acid sequence MKRDLVFLVTLISLAFLSLLRSGYSQHIAEESCSVQILVPGLKGEAGEKGEKGAPGRPGRVGPPGEKGEMGDKGQKGIMGRHGKIGPIGSKGEKGDIGDIGPPGPNGDPGIPCECSQLRKAIGEMDIQVAQLTTELKFIKNAVAGVRETDNKIYLLVKEEKRYKEAQLYCHGRGGTLSMPKDETANSLIASYINQAGLTRVFIGINDLEKEGNFVYSDRSPMQTFNKWRSGEPNNAYDEEDCVEMVASGGWNDVACHITMYFVCEFDKENV
- the COLEC11 gene encoding collectin-11 isoform X1 translates to MKRDLVFLVTLISLAFLSLLRSGYSQHIAEESCSVQILVPGLKGEAGEKGEKGAPGRPGRVGPPGEKGEMGDKGQKGIMGRHGKIGPIGSKGEKGDIGDIGPPGPNGDPGIPCECSQLRKAIGEMDIQVAQLTTELKFIKNALPSPAAVAGVRETDNKIYLLVKEEKRYKEAQLYCHGRGGTLSMPKDETANSLIASYINQAGLTRVFIGINDLEKEGNFVYSDRSPMQTFNKWRSGEPNNAYDEEDCVEMVASGGWNDVACHITMYFVCEFDKENV